In Phycisphaeraceae bacterium, one DNA window encodes the following:
- a CDS encoding radical SAM protein translates to MPRAEGLAARRVTLMLKPVGAGCNLRCHYCYYLPTAGDGGVRRMGEGTLEAMLAGYLPRAGDAVTLSWQGGEPTLAGLAWFERMVELVERHRRPTQRVVHALQTNGTLLDERWCRFLREQKVLVGISMDGLGEDHDHYRTMADGSGSYERVEWGLRLLRRHGVEHNVLVVLSDRNVVRPLAVWRELMRLGVDWVQFIPAVEWLSPEESERAGRHDAGWSGGARLDDWRGWQLASFSPDAEAYGAFLCAVFDEWFVKHRTRVSVRVFDSVLQTLVHGVAAECTYSDSCSSQLTVEHDGTVYGCDHYVEPRWRLGDVGEPVALTVDGEEAERDEGENWWDRLDGERLAGFGMRKLALGAECRSCRWLRLCYGGCPKHRPARGGITGPTVLCAGYRRLFEHTMERFEWLAGYLKEGQLPPAQRPARIERVRASKPVKRRKKRSR, encoded by the coding sequence ATGCCACGAGCTGAGGGGCTGGCTGCCCGGCGGGTGACGTTGATGCTCAAGCCGGTGGGGGCGGGGTGCAATCTTCGTTGTCATTACTGTTATTACCTACCGACGGCTGGGGACGGTGGTGTTCGGCGGATGGGTGAGGGGACTTTGGAGGCGATGTTGGCGGGGTATCTGCCGAGGGCGGGGGATGCGGTGACGTTGTCGTGGCAGGGAGGCGAGCCGACGCTGGCGGGGCTGGCGTGGTTTGAGCGGATGGTTGAGTTGGTCGAGCGTCATCGGCGGCCGACGCAGCGAGTGGTGCATGCGCTGCAGACCAACGGGACGTTGCTGGATGAGCGGTGGTGTCGGTTTCTTCGGGAGCAGAAGGTGCTGGTGGGGATTTCGATGGACGGGCTGGGTGAGGATCACGATCACTACCGGACGATGGCGGATGGGTCGGGTAGTTACGAGCGGGTGGAGTGGGGGTTGAGGTTGCTGCGGCGGCACGGGGTGGAGCACAACGTGCTGGTGGTGTTGAGCGATCGGAATGTGGTGCGGCCGTTGGCGGTGTGGCGTGAGTTGATGAGGTTGGGTGTGGACTGGGTGCAGTTCATACCGGCGGTGGAGTGGTTATCGCCTGAGGAGTCGGAGCGGGCGGGTCGGCATGATGCAGGGTGGTCTGGCGGGGCGAGGCTAGATGACTGGCGGGGATGGCAGTTGGCGAGTTTCTCGCCGGACGCGGAGGCTTATGGTGCGTTTTTGTGTGCAGTGTTTGATGAGTGGTTCGTCAAGCATCGGACGCGAGTGTCGGTGCGTGTGTTTGACAGCGTGTTGCAGACGCTGGTGCACGGCGTGGCGGCGGAGTGCACCTACTCGGATTCGTGTTCGAGTCAGTTGACGGTGGAGCATGACGGAACGGTTTATGGGTGTGATCACTACGTCGAGCCGCGCTGGCGATTGGGGGACGTCGGCGAGCCAGTGGCGTTGACGGTCGATGGAGAGGAGGCGGAGCGCGATGAGGGCGAGAACTGGTGGGACCGGCTGGATGGTGAGCGGTTGGCGGGGTTTGGGATGCGCAAGTTAGCACTGGGAGCTGAGTGTCGGTCGTGTCGTTGGTTGCGGCTGTGTTACGGGGGTTGTCCGAAGCATCGTCCGGCGCGAGGGGGGATCACGGGGCCGACGGTGTTGTGTGCAGGGTACCGGCGGTTATTTGAGCACACGATGGAGCGTTTTGAGTGGTTGGCGGGTTATTTGAAGGAGGGTCAGCTTCCGCCAGCGCAGCGCCCGGCGCGGATCGAGCGGGTGCGGGCGAGTAAGCCCGTGAAGCGTCGGAAGAAGCGGTCGCGGTAG
- a CDS encoding Gfo/Idh/MocA family oxidoreductase has protein sequence MAQQRIGVIMSGVTGRMGTNQHLIRSILAIIKQGGVKVSPELTLMPDPILVGRNENKLRDLAESLGPDAIGKPLRYTTNLDAVLADDNEHIFFDASLTQLRTKFVSKAIEAGKAIYCEKPTATNTAEALALAEKAEAAGVKNGVVQDKLWLPGIRKLKMLIEQGFFGKILSVKGDFGYWVFSGEIADQPAQRPSWNYREEDGGGIMVDMFCHWRYVIDNVFGPVTSLVAHASVDLDKRIDENGKPYKATADDSAYGIFVLEDGTTCQFNSTWCTRVRRDDLLTIQVDGTHGSAVAGLRECWVQSIAETPKPVWNPDIEQPIKFFENWQQVPNATHYDNAFKIQWEMFLRHIALDEPFRWDLREAAKGVQLAELGLQSWKNRTWLDVPALEPVTANA, from the coding sequence ATGGCTCAGCAACGAATCGGCGTGATTATGTCAGGCGTCACCGGACGCATGGGCACCAATCAGCACCTCATCCGATCCATCCTCGCCATCATCAAGCAGGGCGGGGTCAAAGTCTCACCCGAACTCACCCTCATGCCCGACCCCATCCTCGTCGGCCGCAACGAGAACAAACTCCGCGACCTCGCCGAGTCCCTCGGACCCGACGCCATCGGCAAACCGCTCCGCTACACCACCAACCTCGACGCCGTCCTCGCCGACGACAACGAACACATCTTCTTCGACGCCTCGCTCACCCAACTCCGCACCAAGTTCGTCAGCAAAGCCATCGAAGCCGGCAAAGCCATCTACTGCGAGAAGCCCACCGCCACCAACACCGCCGAAGCACTCGCCCTCGCCGAAAAGGCCGAGGCCGCTGGTGTCAAGAACGGCGTTGTCCAGGACAAGCTCTGGCTCCCCGGCATCCGCAAACTCAAGATGCTCATCGAACAAGGCTTCTTCGGAAAAATCCTCTCCGTCAAAGGCGACTTCGGCTACTGGGTCTTCTCAGGTGAGATCGCCGACCAGCCCGCGCAGCGACCAAGCTGGAACTACCGCGAAGAAGACGGCGGCGGAATCATGGTCGATATGTTCTGCCACTGGCGCTACGTCATCGACAACGTCTTCGGACCCGTCACTTCCCTTGTCGCCCACGCCTCGGTCGACCTCGATAAACGCATCGACGAAAACGGCAAGCCCTACAAAGCCACCGCCGATGACTCCGCCTACGGCATCTTCGTTCTCGAAGACGGCACCACCTGCCAGTTCAACTCCACCTGGTGCACCCGTGTCCGCCGTGATGACCTCCTGACCATTCAGGTCGACGGCACCCACGGCTCCGCCGTCGCCGGGCTACGCGAATGCTGGGTCCAGTCCATCGCCGAAACTCCCAAGCCCGTCTGGAACCCTGACATCGAGCAGCCCATCAAGTTCTTCGAGAACTGGCAGCAGGTCCCCAACGCCACTCACTACGATAATGCCTTCAAGATCCAGTGGGAGATGTTCCTCCGACACATCGCCCTCGATGAACCTTTCCGTTGGGACCTCCGCGAAGCCGCCAAGGGCGTTCAACTCGCCGAACTCGGTCTCCAGAGCTGGAAGAACCGAACCTGGCTCGACGTCCCCGCCCTCGAACCTGTCACCGCCAACGCATGA
- a CDS encoding sugar phosphate isomerase/epimerase family protein encodes MTATPLTDLSTVAVHTMTNKPWSLAECCTNYTKAGFGGLSVWRNVIEPIGIKEAARIVKGSGLKVPALVRGGFFVATDPTQRQAAIDTNRTCLDEAAAIGADMVVLVVGAEPGTPLAMARQQVTDGIAACLDHAQSTGVKLAIEPLHPMYAADKSCINRIAEARHVCEQLNHPAVGVAVDVYHVWWDPDLEQEIEKLGKGGYLAGFHVCDWRIVTRHLLTDRALMGDGCIDIRAIRGMVEEAGFTGLNEVEIFSEEHWATDQSTYLDRIAHACLNHT; translated from the coding sequence ATGACCGCCACACCTCTCACCGACCTCTCAACCGTTGCCGTCCACACCATGACCAACAAACCATGGTCACTGGCCGAGTGCTGCACAAACTACACCAAAGCCGGCTTCGGCGGGCTCTCCGTCTGGCGCAACGTCATCGAACCCATCGGCATCAAAGAAGCCGCTCGCATCGTCAAAGGCTCCGGCCTCAAGGTCCCCGCTCTCGTCCGAGGTGGGTTCTTTGTCGCAACCGACCCCACCCAGCGACAAGCCGCGATCGACACCAACAGAACCTGCCTCGACGAAGCCGCCGCCATCGGTGCCGACATGGTCGTCCTTGTCGTCGGGGCCGAACCGGGCACGCCCCTTGCTATGGCTCGACAGCAAGTCACCGACGGCATCGCCGCCTGCCTCGATCATGCTCAATCCACAGGCGTCAAGCTCGCCATCGAACCTCTCCACCCCATGTACGCCGCCGACAAGTCCTGCATCAACCGCATCGCCGAAGCGCGGCACGTCTGCGAACAACTCAACCATCCCGCCGTAGGCGTTGCCGTCGATGTCTACCACGTCTGGTGGGACCCCGACCTCGAACAGGAAATCGAAAAACTCGGCAAAGGCGGTTATCTCGCCGGCTTCCACGTCTGCGACTGGCGCATCGTAACCCGACACCTCCTCACGGACCGCGCCCTCATGGGCGACGGCTGCATCGACATCCGCGCCATCCGCGGCATGGTCGAAGAAGCCGGCTTCACCGGACTCAACGAAGTCGAAATCTTCTCCGAAGAACACTGGGCCACCGACCAGAGCACCTACCTCGACCGCATCGCCCACGCCTGCCTCAACCACACCTGA